The Cheilinus undulatus linkage group 17, ASM1832078v1, whole genome shotgun sequence genomic sequence GCCTTCTTTATCTGCAGCCTTAAAGAACCCCGTTGTGGTGGCCCAGCGGGGGGGCCTGAGCACCATCCTGAGGAGCGTGACGGCGTGTCAGCTGATCCGCATCAACGAGGCTCTGATCACCACCGTCCTGCACCTCCTCAACCACCCACACACCCGCCGCTACGTCCGCGCCGACGTTGAGCTGGAGGTgattcagaaaaataaatgaacacagAATCATCTCAGAGTGattcaacatttatttaatataaaaacTGTCTGTTTCAGCAAATCCTGGCCCCGTACACGGACTTCCACTACAGACACAGCCCTGATTCAGGACACCTGAAGTGAGTCAAACATTCACGGATCATTACAGATCTAGAATCATCTGTTTTTAGTGAATATGCTCTATTCTTCATCATCAGGGAGGACCGACAGGCTCAGTTCACGGCCAGTAAAATGTCCATCGTTGCTTCGTTTCGCTCCTGGTCGGGTAAATACcatcatttaaaaccattttatcTTTGTATTAAAAATACCTGCCTCTGCTGGTTCACGAGACTCAAACATGGCTCATTGTTGGTAAGATGTCAGCTTATAAACCAGTCTTCCTTCTCTCTGTCTGACAGCCTCATTAAGTTCAGGTTGTCTCAAGTTTGTATTCAAGTGTTGTTTAGCTGTAAACTCTACCATGTTGTCGTGTCTCTGCAGGTATCATTAGCTCAGGTTTCTCTAGGTAAAGTGTCATAAACTGTCCTTGTCCCGTCTCTCCTACAGGTATCATTAACCTCTGTAAGTCCGGCAGCTCTGGGCTCcagtctctgattggtctgctgtGTATACCAAACATGGAGGTGCGGGTAGGTCTCAGTGTCGCTCTGCTGTTAGTTTAAGACTTGACCTTCAAACCCTTAAAGACAGTTAATCCACATGAATCATGGGGAATTTTCCTGTCATCAATAATCACTTGATCAGATCCTTTAAATTAGTGAAACTCatcgtgtggctctggagcccaAGTGGCTCTTTTGttatgatttgtggctcttttatgtcttaatttgaaatattatccccagaaaaccttaaaaaagggaaactttgacctcagaaattttCCATTGCAAGTAGCAttagtcagtttgtttcccacacttataggCTTTAACTGtaaaacttaattgtcaacctttattttttgtttgtcacttgcccttatttgcaatttttgccacttttaatcatttttgctgctttaagcccatttatgccacttctttttgccattttctaacaatttttgccaattttatcccatttttcaccactttttgcctcttttatcctgcattttttcccctttttcccaATATAAGCtgcctcttgccattaaatatcacttttttccaatttttacccatattacccaccttttgctgctttttgcccattttaaacacttttcgtTCATTTTTGTGCCAACTTATTTGTcgctttatgaccatttttgccacctgtaacacatctttgtcacttctcacccatttctgccatttttctctccatttttgtgacttttcacccagtttttgccattttatgcctattttacCCCGGTCACCGATTTTCAGCCaaatttttgccgctttttgacctttgtttaccagctttaacttatttttattgccactttaacccattttttcaccattttgattGCAGCTCTtgtaaaggcatttttcaacaattaggctctttggttgagcagacttgagtaacactgctttaaatccATCACTGCTGGATCAGGATCAAATCATCAGATTAACGAACTCTATAAAGAGAAGATCAGAGATGATAGAATGACAGAGAGATCATTCAACACTTTAAGTCCTCACAGCCTCAGTGTGCAGGCCTTAAGAATATAAATGAATATATAATTATTCAACCTCCTCTCATGTTCATCCTTCTTCCTTTGTGCTGCACAGAAAGCTCTGTTAGAGGTCTTCTATGAAATCTTCCACCTGGTCAAACCTGCTGTAACTGCCGACTTCAACCAAGCTTTGAGGAGTGTAGGTGAGTGTGACATCACTAACATCATGTCCTTATAAGGTCATCTCTAAATTTAGATTATTAACCCTCTCCGGTTTTTAGACCCCAGCAGATTTCAGGACAGTTGGAGACTTTCAGATGGATTTGTGGCGTCTGAGGCTAAAACCGTCCTCCCTCATCGATCCTGCTCCAGGTAGAATCTGTCTATATTTTTGATACGTCtgtaatttttaattttcatatccCCTCACTCTGAGTCtttctaaagcaggggtgtcaaactcaaggcccagtggccaaatctggcccgtggtgcagttatacctggcccaccaggtcatatgatattttcattagaactggcccaccagtatgaggtctacagatttcctccagtataaaaatgtgaactcaaccttgatgatttataatatccttgtcAAGccataaaaattttaaaaagtaaacataaatatatatatatattatattttcaattttgcatctcccatgactaaaagttatggttttgactgttaattttatattttaacctttaaacctcataactttgactttttctctcatatttgtaCCTTTTAGATCCAGTATTTTTCATTACAAAtcccattttgaccttttaaccctttaagcgccaaagtcgcaaaattgcgacaagcaacattgcttaattaaacaggctctagctgcaaatatggtgcctaatgttgttaccactttacaccaggagatggcagacatgagttacttcaatcccagcagcatctgtgggtgtgtttctattcaaagttttggagcgaGAGAGTTTTGTCAAGGAGACGAAGAAGCGATGATTGTAGTcggagcataatggagagaaagagagtgaattgtagcgagaatactcacaatgctgggaggaacagggGAATATTAATCATCTGACATGACATTCAGTCGTCTGatgaaaccatgggtgagactgacaGTGCGTATGTGAGCACTGACAGCGCGTCCGTGTGCCATgatagtccacaagcagcacatactgaAGCCGATGTTTGCCTCACTGTGGCTGGGGAGGGAGGGAACGTGGTGGGGATATCAGGGTGGTCAAAACACCACGAATAGTGATGGAGgtagggaatgaaaaacaccGCGGAGGTAGGGGCAGCCATTTTAGAAGCTgtgggagaaaacgcacagccaatggcagTGGAGACctcctggtgatgtcagaatatgcaaaatagatgagtgaatttactcccatcacaaactttgggtcatactgaagatttttctcatttacagtatgcctttatctctaaccgctttcaagctacagccttttaaAATCTTGATATTAAAATTGAATAATTTCTTGAAAAAATTCTGGCACCCAAAGAGTTAAGtcatgtttttgagttttatctcaagttttgaccattttgaactCCTAACTTTGAGTTTAATGTCAGttgtttacctttaaaacttgggatttttaatgttatttcatattttgacttttaaaactcatgaattttaaatttaatgtcataattcgacattttaaactcataattttgatgtttatctcacattttgattgttaaatatcatgagtTTGAATTTTTCTCAGGTTTGCTGACAATTTCAACTCCTTAGTTTgattttcatctattttttttcagccttaaaactcatgattttgaattttacttcatattttgacttataaactcacaattttaaatgtttttctcatattttgacctttaaaactcattattttgacatttatcacattttttgactgttaaaaattatgGGTTCAGtaatttatttcatatgttgccttttaaaacatttttttactttaaatgccatgtttttacctttaaaacttatgtttgacttttacctcagattttgagtttttaacttatcatgttgaccttataatctcaaaatcatttaggttgacactTAGAGgataaatgttgaccctgttaggccctcaggttaaacccagattcagaatccggcccctgctgtgattgagtttgacacccctgttctaaagggttcatgttgtttttcagggttgATCTGATGGATAACTACCTGGCTCTGGTTCTGTCTGCGTTCATCCACAGTGGACTCTTAGAGGTAAGACCACCACAGTGTCTGTGTTCATACTGGTCTCTGTCAGTCTGTTTCTCCATGTCTGGGTTTATTCTGCAGGGTCTGATCGAGGTGATCACAAGCAGTGATGAAGTCTTGTCCGTCTGTGCTACCGTCCTGCTGGGAGAACTTCTCCACATGGtacctccctcctctccttacAACCTGAGATTAATCAGAATATTCAGTCGTTATACTCTCAGTTTATAAAATCCTGTTCTCCTCTGGTAGGCCAACACCATCCTCCCTCACAGTCACAGCCACCACCTCCACTGTTTACCGTCCCTCATCAACATGGCCGCCTCCTTCGACATCACGCCAGAGAAGAGACTGTGAGTAGAACGCCATTTTTCTAATGAAACAGTCGCTTTAGCCTCTAGGACAGAGCTTCCACTGGTTTCCCAGCATCCTGCTCTAAAGCTTCACATTCAGGACCCTGAACCAGGGGTCAGTAAAACCGCTTAGGAGACATCTGCAGACACTTCACCGTCAGATCTGGAGAACACGTCTGTTTCTTCTCATCAGTCTGTAACTGAAGAGCAAACGTAGAATATCCACTGTCACTAACagatttgttgttttggtcTCCAGCCGAGCGAGTGCAGCTGTGAACCATCTGAAGAGTTTCcatgagaagaagaagaaaggggTCACACCTGAGAGTCTGTACCTGGACCACATCCTCCGAACATCGGGGTCATCACACTGCTGCCGAGACCAACACGTCAAACCCCAAAGAGACATCTTTGTTATTAAGGTATAGATGTAATGTTTCTGTAGACATCTTTATTATTAAGGTATAAATGTGATGTTATAGCTTCCATCTTTAGGTCAGACGTGCTCAATCTCTAAACGTCTGCTCTATTTGTCCTTCAGGACTCTGAGGACGCTCTGACAGCTCACCTGAGGGACAGTCACATCCTGAACCACAAAGACCACCTGGACTGGAACTGGTGTCTGATAGGAACCATTTTAAAGGTGCGCACTGGTCTAACATGTTCCTCCTAAACAACCTTCAACCTTGTTCTTCTGTGGAAAGTTCTGTTCAGGTTTacctgctcatgttcctctgaTTGTATGACGTTTTTAAAGACTCTCAGATGTAACGTCTGTTATTATTCCTTTTCTTTAGTGGCCCAACATCAGTTTAAGAAGCCATAAAGATGAACAAATGCACAAGTAAGCCTCTCTGTCCTCATGTCTTATTCTCGCCACCGTCCCGTCACAGCATTCCTGTcctcaccctctctctgctcATGTCTTATTCTCTCCACCATCCCGTCACAGCGTCCCTGTCCTCACCATCTCTCTGCTCATATCTTATTCTCTTTACTGTCCCGTCACAGCGTCCCtgtcctccccctctctctgctcATGTCTTATTCTCTCCACCATCCCGTCACAGCGTCCCtgtcctccccctctctctgctcatattttattctcttCACTGTCCCGTCACAGCATTCCTGTcctcaccctctctctgctcATGTCTAATTCTTGCCACCGTCCTGTCACAGCGTCCCTGTCCTCACCCTCGCTCTGCTCATGTCTTATTCTCTTCACTGTCCCGTCACAGCATTCCTGTcctcaccctctctctgctcATGTCTTATTCTCTCCACCATCCCGTCACAGCGTCCCtgtcctccccctctctctgctcATATCTTATTCTCTTTACTGTCCCGTCACAGCGTCCCtgtcctccccctctctctgctcATGTCTTATTCTCTCCACCGTCCCGTCACAGCATTCCTGTcctcaccctctctctgctcATGTCTTATTCTCTCCACCGTCCCGTCACAGCATTCCTGTcctcaccctctctctgctcATGTCTAATTCTTGCCACCGTCCTGTCACAGCGTCCCTGTCCTCACCCTCGCTCTGCTCATGTCTTATTCTCTTCACTGTCCCGTCACAGCGTCCCTTGtctcaccctctctctgctcATGTCTTATTCTCTTCACTGTCCCGTCACAGCGTCCCTTGtctcaccctctctctgctcATGTCTTATTCTCTCCACCATCCTGTCACAGCGTCCctgtcctctccctctctctgctcatGTCTAATTCTCTTTACTGTCCCGTCACAGTGTCCCTGTCCTCACCCTCTCTCTGATCATGTCTAATTCTCTTTACTGTCCCGTCACAGTGTCCCTGTCCTCCCCCCTCTCTGCATATGTCTAATTCTCTTCACTGTCCCGTCAGTGTCCctttcctccccctctctctgctcATGTCTAATTCTCTTCACCGTCCCATCACAGCATCCCTGTcctcaccctctctctgctcATGTCTAATTCTCTTCACCGTCCCGTCACAGCATCCCTGTcctcaccctctctctgctcATGTCTAATTCTCTTCACTGTCCCGTTACAGCGTCCCTGTCCTCATAGGTTTGTTTAATTTCCTGCAGGTTTGTGCAGCGTCTCCTCTTTTTCTACAAACCCAGCAGTCAGCAATATGGCAGCCTGGAGGCGGAGCATCCAAAGGCCCGTCAGCTGACCGTGGTTGGCTGCCAGTTTGTCGACTTCCTGTTGATCTCAGAAGAGGTGACACAAACTCTCGCAGCTGATCTCTTATTTATTCTGCTCCTTCGTGTGGGATAGATTTGATTTAAACCATAAGTTTTACCTCTTAAGTATTAAAAAATCATCCAGCATGTATGTTTCCATCTCAGTCTAAAAACCAAAAATGATTCTGTGAATTAATTCACTCTCTTTTTCACATCTtaggccactgaaaaaaatcaaacatgcatgTGGTTTCTGCAGCAGATCTTTAAAGATGTTGGCTGGTTTCAATCCTGCAGAAACTTAAGCAAACTTGCAAAAAATTTGGCCCTGAAGCCCCAAAGTTTTGGAAACTACCGAAGGATTGCAAGAAGTAAATAATGTCAGTGGTACTTAGGATAAAGCTCATTACTGTGGAGGAAACGTGGCTGCTGTCATACAtattatctgatttttttctctttatttctacCTGTTTCTATGAAAGTAAATCTCTCCTATCATTCAGCACAGAtccaaacttttcctgttttggcTGTCAGAGTTTATTGCTCTGGTTTTTCTCTCTGCATGTCTGTAAACTAACCCCTCCCCTCTGCCCCTCGCCTCATTAGGATGGTCAGGCCTACTTGGAGGACCTGGTCCGGGACATCGCTCAGTGCCTGTTCTCTGCTCAGTTTAACCCCGAGCGTTTGTCAGGAGGCTGGCTGCTGAGCACGCTCAGTCAACACTACTTCCTGTTCCTGGGCTCGCTGTCTGCTCACACTCACGGCGTCAGGATGTTGGAGAGGTGCAGCGTCTTCCAGAGGTCAGAATTTCATGATAATCTCACTGgttataatgaaataaaaatgcactatgataaataaataaaagactgAGGATCTGTAGCTGTTAAAGTTTGAATACTTGTTAATTTGAAGAGACATTCTGTAACACAGAAGCTTTTTGGCATTgagaataaaactgaaaaggcCCTCCTGGTAGTTAAAGATACCCTCCCCTCTTCTTATTTATGGCTCacaataaaatcttaaatataAGATGCATTATCATATTTATTATTATGAGGCCTAGTCTGAGTTTCCTGAGTCCTCCTTGAGTATTCCAGTGGCTTGCAGACATCAAGCTTTCAAAGACTCAGACCTTCTGCAGTGGTTCTGATATCTGttctgatttttaaatcctTCAGCCTGTTTTCTTTCGTCTTCTCCAACAGCttactgagcatgtgcagtcTGAAGAACCAGGAGCATCTGCTGAAGCTGACCGTGTCCACGCTAGACTACAGCAGGGACGGTCTATCCCGGGTCATTCTGTCCAAAGTCCTCACCGCTGCCAACGACGTAAGCACTGAAGTTTGGTTCATGTTTAAATCTTAAATCTGCACAGATTTTGAAAAAACGAAGGAGCCCGCAGACGTGAGGATGTCTACATGACTGACAGGATCAAACGTGGAGAACGTTCCATGATTATGGTCCTCGTGAGACATAAAGCCCCTCATGTTGGCGGCATAAATCACATCTAGTGcttctttttcagttttcctCTCAgctcagggttagggttagcactgtctctgtctgctgctggaaacagagaACAATCATGTTTCCCAGTCTTTCACTCTCATTGGCTGCAGCATCAGAGTCTCACTAATCTGGATTCAggaatatcaaacattttcatgttgCAGACCAGGGAGACTCCAGCTGGACTGGATCATTGAGCCTCACactggagcagtggttctcaaccttttcagcccatgacccccaaaataaaggtgccagagactggggaccccactgtacctgaaggtggtttgacagccatgcacattcaagaagagtcatgtgcagacaaggctgtccataaggatggataaaggggaaggtttctgggacccagccacactgggggcccatggaggtcagcaaaatcatggtccattgtaaagttaagctgtgaaaaccatattttatatttgacctgaataataatcactcttatcaaaaaaacaaatatctttatttatacaTTCAGCCTTCTTTATATGAAATAATGTTtgttaaaacataattaaaatgggttaaagattCCTAGAATTGGCtaataatggcaaaatggtggaaaaggtggcgaaactggatttttaaaggccataaatgggttaaaagtggtaaaaattagataaaagtggcacaacaggcacaaagtgataaaaggggattaaaaagtggctgaaatggctttaaagtgcaaaaaaatggttgaaattaAGTGGAATGGGATGGAAATTTGatctaaactggcaaaaataggttaactgtggttaaaatttgCGAAcagtggtgtaaaaagtggttgatagaagcaataatgggtaaaaagaggcaacaataggcagaatgtggcaagaattgcattagaagaggcaaaaacaggcagaaaagggtgatggaaagggtttaaaatggacaaaaatgggtttcaagtggcaaatatttgctgaaatgtgcaaaattggtgttaaaaagtgacaaaaatgggttaaaatgtggtaaaatttgtgtaaagtggcaacagtgtaattcaaaaaatattcttagtatATTTAAGGTAAGGGGGTCTGACCCcaaagttgggaaccactgcactgGAGGATTATTAGACATACAGTATAGCTGGTTATGATAGACCTAGAATCAGGTCAGAGTTCTCAGCTGTAGTCCCTGCTGTGTTCAACAGACTCTTTAAATCTGGACTTCTTTATGATCCAGACTCTCAGCTGGAGTCACCAGTGTCTGCAGACCAACCAGAGACTAGCACTGAAGGAGAAAAGTTTGCAGCTGTTACCAGCAGCTCTCTAATATGAAGATGATTGTAATGCTCAAACTCTGTCCATCTTTAACCCTGTCCTCCCTGATCAGACCTGCAGACTCTATGCCACCAAGCACCTGCGTGTCCTCCTGCGGGCCGGCGTGGAGTTCTTCAGTAACTGGGGCGTGGAGCTTCTGGTCACGCAGCTCTATGACAGAAACAAAACCGTCTCCATGGAGGCGCTGGACATCCTGGACGAAGCCTGTGAGGACAAGGTGAGGGACAAAAAAACCCACGTGAGGGAAATCTGAAAAACACCTGAGATGAATATTAAAGTTCCTAATCTCTCCGTCTGCAGACCAACCTCCACGCTCTGATAGACATGAGACCGGCTCTGTCTCACCTGGGGGACAAAGGTGTGCTGCTGCTCATCAGGTAAACGTCACAGTGCCTGGCAGTGATTGCCTGCTAAGCCCCGCCCTCCCTCAGACTCTCTTTTATccctgtgtctgactgactcTTAGATCTTTCATTGATTAGATTCTTTGATAATCCTGGTTGTGGTGAACGTGTCCTCTGTGTTTCAGGTTCCTGTCCATCCCCAAAGGTTTCTCCTACCTCAGTGAGAGAGGATACGTCTCTGCAGAGATGGAGAGGTGGCAGAAGGTACCTTAGTGACAGAAACctcctctttatttttatatccCTGGCAGTAAAGACCCGtcccagctgtgtgtgtctgtgtgcaggagtttaACCTGAAGTACGTGGAGCTGATCGAGGAGCAGCTTAACGAGGCTCTCACCACCTACAGAAAACCTGTGAACGGAGACGAGTACGTACGCCGAAGCAACCAGAGGTCAGTGACCCCGAGCTCACGTCAGAATCTGatctcaaagtgaaaacaggaagagagaaagtgCACGTTTCTGCAGCTTCGGCATCAAGAGGGACCGTCACTACAGTTAAAGTCAGACTACAGTTACTGCTCAATTAGTCTTTCATGACTGCTGTCCCTGTACCGGGGCAGAGAGCATGAGGGAGAATTGATTTACCACTGAGAGAATGTCTGACTCTATCTCTAGAGTTAGATCTCACTATCTCTATCTCTGCTCTAGGTGTGATATTCTCCCTTTAGTTACTCTTGGACCAGACATTCTTCATTCTTACAGTGAAATCTAAAGGCAGACAGCAGCGGGACTTGTACTACGCTTAGCATTTAAGCTCTTCAGAATCTGAACTGACTTTTACTGccaagtacattttcacattCAAGGAATCTGACCTGGTGTTTGTACTAGCGTAAAAAAAGTTATAGTGCACTTAAACTAAAGGGAAAAGACACAGACAGCAGTAAACAGAAGAGAGAAGTCTGATGTTTGCAATGATAACGTCTATTTAAACAAGCGTGTTCTGCTGGCTCTCAGGTCTGATGGTCTCTCAGCAGTCTTAGAAGAGGGTTATGGTGCTTCTGGTCATCTCTAGTCAACATTCCTGCAACCATACCATCAGTGCACACAGACTCTAacacagtgatactcaacgctgcctaaccaaagagccaaattattgaaaaagacctttgcaagagccacaatctaagtggtcaaaagcgacaaaaaaagtttgaggtagcaataaaataagttagaggtggcaaaaatggtccaaaagtggcaaaaacgtgggaaaatgtgagagaaaggtgactaaaatgggcaaaaagcagtcaatagtggcaaaatagggcaaaaaatggaaacaagtggtatttaatggtaaaatgtagCTTTGATGGccaataaatggtaaaaaaagggataaaagtggctaataGAAGTTGTAACATGAGCAACAAAGAgggaacaagtggtatttaatgtaaaaatgtagtGGGTggaatgggtggaaagtggtgaaaaaatggtgaaaggggcTCAATGGgaagaaattggcaaaaataagtggcaaaaatgggcaaaaaaatataggaaaaaggGGTACTTGATggcaaaaggcagtttaaatgggcgaaaagcagcaaaaatatggtgaaaaatggcaaaaattgggaaaaagtgggcaaaaattgggcaaaaagtaagaaaaaaagtggtatttaatggcaaaggtagcttatttgtgtgaaaagtagcaaaaattgtaaaaaaaaaagaaaagaaaaggaaaaaattggACAAATGGGACAATTGAATTTGACAATTATGCCTTCTTtataagtctgggaaacaaactgatttatgtTATTAATTTTTGAGGTCAATATTTCCcttttcaaagattttctgggggaataatatttcaaattaagacataaaagagccacaaataattgcaaaagagccacacattgagtgtCACTCTTCTAACATGTTTAAACcgtaattttaattttttgtgtttaatgttcAACCAGAGTCAAAAGTTGCATAAGCATatttggccaataaagctgattctgatccTGGTTCTGGTCCTGATCCTGATACTGATTGTGGTTCCGATCCTGCTTATGGTTCTGTGAGGCTGTGGACATGCTCAGAATGCCTTGTCCATTTAGATTTGGTTAAGCCAGAGGGAAAAAGCATCAGGAGTTAGGACACACCAGATCAACATGGAGTAAAAGGACAAAGCCTTAACTGATGTTAGCTGTATGTGTTGGTTTCAGCAGGTCCCAGAGGCCTCACGTCTACCTGCCGGTTCACCTGTACGGTCAGCTGGTCCATGATAAGACCGGCTGTCAGCTGCTGCAGGCTCAGGTCAGTCCTCTTTTTTAACGTCACTAAACCAGGTCGATCTCATCTAGTGTGGGTGGCAGCCCTTTGGTGGGCCCTGAGGTACTGCAGGTGGGCCAGGAGAGGACTTCAATAATCCATAAAACTATCATGAGATAGGACCTGATGGCCGGCGTCTGCTGTCCAGGCTTTCTTTCATCTGTATAGTCTGATCAGTCCATAAGATAACATGAAGCTGAACGTCTGAGGGTCCAgaacctgggggggggggggcttaatGTTACCTGGGATGTAAAAAAGCTCTTTGTAGTCCATGTTCCATCACTGCCCATCACTGttctttctctgctctgtttttaagAGGAGGTCTGTCCTTTCTTCTCTGGTCTTTCTCTGCAGAACGTGGTTCCTGATTTGAGCCTCACTGTTCGCTCGCCCGTCCTGGACAGATGGGAGGGAATCAAACAGCTGAAGGCAGCTC encodes the following:
- the LOC121525332 gene encoding rapamycin-insensitive companion of mTOR-like isoform X3, which produces MAVSSIRVRPSRRSRGRNESGEEAVPLDLNRDPAENLHEILQNVVKQKEVSNMRKLGHLNNFVKLLCSVGHSEEKLGFTHEEIIICLRLALLNEVKEVRAAGLRALRYLIRDSSVLEKVLRLQVDYLIARCIDIQQSNEVERTQAVRLARKMISVNARLFPSSLANSLIAVGNDGLHERDRMVRACVAIICELSLKNPVVVAQRGGLSTILRSVTACQLIRINEALITTVLHLLNHPHTRRYVRADVELEQILAPYTDFHYRHSPDSGHLKEDRQAQFTASKMSIVASFRSWSGIINLCKSGSSGLQSLIGLLCIPNMEVRKALLEVFYEIFHLVKPAVTADFNQALRSVDPSRFQDSWRLSDGFVASEAKTVLPHRSCSRVDLMDNYLALVLSAFIHSGLLEGLIEVITSSDEVLSVCATVLLGELLHMANTILPHSHSHHLHCLPSLINMAASFDITPEKRLRASAAVNHLKSFHEKKKKGVTPESLYLDHILRTSGSSHCCRDQHVKPQRDIFVIKDSEDALTAHLRDSHILNHKDHLDWNWCLIGTILKWPNISLRSHKDEQMHKFVQRLLFFYKPSSQQYGSLEAEHPKARQLTVVGCQFVDFLLISEEDGQAYLEDLVRDIAQCLFSAQFNPERLSGGWLLSTLSQHYFLFLGSLSAHTHGVRMLERCSVFQSLLSMCSLKNQEHLLKLTVSTLDYSRDGLSRVILSKVLTAANDTCRLYATKHLRVLLRAGVEFFSNWGVELLVTQLYDRNKTVSMEALDILDEACEDKTNLHALIDMRPALSHLGDKGVLLLIRFLSIPKGFSYLSERGYVSAEMERWQKEFNLKYVELIEEQLNEALTTYRKPVNGDEYVRRSNQSRSQRPHVYLPVHLYGQLVHDKTGCQLLQAQNVVPDLSLTVRSPVLDRWEGIKQLKAALWALGHIGSSTWGLNLLQDEGVIPDLVDLAHSCEVLSIRGFLKALSFACLDKEDLLSPINQNFLQSSPSVRSVVSSGSYSSSEEFMGLALPVNINNMLHIKDTPYFQTTMSPPSEECSAGFFSAQSDGLSDEGRPSRLRPQLSVTELLTVSRTNQKPMDDSEDGGLQDHEQNTCLYCSGLTVGGARCEDRDQELTDAPLCSERLSLAPSQLEVLVQSELSGGSGCSDTVSQGSAGSGQSSEMVLGVKAITEDAPAGRVLLRKEVLRLIINLSSSVGTKNHETSLLTIKEKFPSAFDDVCLYSEVSFLLARCSFRLTSRRFIQELFQDVPFTPLYEEAETVLSMLPRRPSAPPTDC